In Parcubacteria group bacterium, the following are encoded in one genomic region:
- a CDS encoding AI-2E family transporter translates to MLSKHTVDISTGIIFRTVLILLGIWFLYMIRDIVAILFISVIVAAAIGPIVDWMNKKRIPRSLAVLIIYIILFSIIGTIIYFLIPPIVEQAKDFSQNFPVYAEKITGAFRGLEKYVQEHNVSFSEQSLFQDIGKQLTQSSLSIFSTTVGFFSGFISIVVILSLAFYLSVKKDGMKGFVVAITPSKYHDYAISVADKINVKIGRWMQGQLLLMLIIFTLDFLALYFLDIPYALILAILGGLLEIVPYLGPIIAAVPAVILGFLVSPLTGILILIAYVIIQQAEGHIITPQVMKKALGLNPIVVILALLIGAKIGGVLGAILSVPITTAMSVFVDDLVEKKKEE, encoded by the coding sequence ATGCTTAGCAAACACACAGTCGACATTTCTACGGGTATTATTTTCAGAACAGTCCTGATTCTTCTTGGAATCTGGTTTTTGTATATGATTCGGGATATTGTGGCAATTCTTTTTATTTCAGTTATTGTTGCGGCGGCAATAGGACCGATAGTCGATTGGATGAACAAAAAAAGGATTCCAAGATCTTTGGCGGTGCTAATAATATATATCATCCTTTTTTCTATAATTGGAACTATCATTTACTTTCTGATTCCTCCTATTGTTGAGCAAGCCAAGGATTTTTCCCAGAATTTTCCGGTTTATGCGGAAAAAATAACGGGAGCTTTCAGGGGATTGGAAAAGTATGTCCAAGAACACAATGTTTCTTTTAGTGAACAAAGCTTGTTTCAAGATATTGGGAAGCAACTTACTCAATCATCTTTATCGATATTTTCTACGACCGTTGGATTTTTTTCCGGGTTTATTTCGATAGTCGTTATTTTGTCTCTTGCTTTTTATCTTTCAGTAAAAAAAGACGGAATGAAGGGATTTGTTGTCGCTATTACTCCCTCGAAATATCATGATTATGCGATTTCTGTGGCGGATAAAATAAATGTGAAAATAGGAAGATGGATGCAGGGGCAGTTGCTTTTAATGCTTATCATTTTTACTCTTGATTTTTTGGCGCTGTATTTTCTCGATATTCCTTATGCCTTAATCTTGGCAATTCTAGGAGGACTTTTGGAGATAGTGCCTTATCTTGGGCCTATAATTGCAGCTGTTCCGGCAGTAATTTTGGGATTTTTAGTTTCTCCTCTTACTGGAATTTTGATTTTGATTGCTTATGTTATTATCCAACAGGCTGAAGGGCACATTATTACTCCCCAGGTAATGAAAAAAGCCTTGGGGCTTAATCCGATAGTAGTTATTCTAGCTCTTCTCATCGGAGCAAAAATAGGAGGAGTGCTGGGAGCCATTTTGTCAGTTCCAATAACAACAGCAATGAGCGTTTTTGTGGATGATTTGGTGGAAAAGAAAAAAGAGGAATAA